From one Magnolia sinica isolate HGM2019 chromosome 18, MsV1, whole genome shotgun sequence genomic stretch:
- the LOC131233852 gene encoding uncharacterized protein LOC131233852 isoform X2 produces the protein MMLRMKSLTNGDLDELKGCLDLGFGFNYEEISELCNTLPALELCYSMSQRFLDDQRQQQQKSMDGRDAEEACSVSSAAASPIMNWKISSPGTLARSFVG, from the exons ATGATGTTGAGGATGAAGAGCCTGACTAATGGAGATCTTGACGAACTGAAGGGGTGTTTGGATCTAGGGTTTGGTTTCAACTATGAAGAGATCTCGGAGCTTTGCAATACCTTGCCGGCGCTTGAGCTCTGCTACTCGATGAGCCAAAGGTTCTTGGATgatcagcggcagcagcagcagaagtCTATGGATGGGAGGGATGCAGAGGAGGCATGCTCCGTGTCATCAGCGGCCGCGAGTCCGATCATGAATTGGAAGATTTCAAGTCCTG GGACATTGGCAAGGAGCTTTGTTGGATGA
- the LOC131233852 gene encoding uncharacterized protein LOC131233852 isoform X1 has protein sequence MMLRMKSLTNGDLDELKGCLDLGFGFNYEEISELCNTLPALELCYSMSQRFLDDQRQQQQKSMDGRDAEEACSVSSAAASPIMNWKISSPAMQGHWQGALLDDLGPPNSTLAQMDGESQVDTHELSWIDLATIQLATNNFSEANKLGQG, from the exons ATGATGTTGAGGATGAAGAGCCTGACTAATGGAGATCTTGACGAACTGAAGGGGTGTTTGGATCTAGGGTTTGGTTTCAACTATGAAGAGATCTCGGAGCTTTGCAATACCTTGCCGGCGCTTGAGCTCTGCTACTCGATGAGCCAAAGGTTCTTGGATgatcagcggcagcagcagcagaagtCTATGGATGGGAGGGATGCAGAGGAGGCATGCTCCGTGTCATCAGCGGCCGCGAGTCCGATCATGAATTGGAAGATTTCAAGTCCTG CAATGCAGGGACATTGGCAAGGAGCTTTGTTGGATGATTTGGGCCCTCCAAATAGCACACTTGCACAGATGGATGGAGAAAGTCAGGTAGACACTCATGAATTGTCGTGGATTGATTTGGCAACCATACAACTTGCCACCAATAACTTTTCGGAGGCAAATAAGCTTGGACAAGGTTGA